In Vigna angularis cultivar LongXiaoDou No.4 chromosome 8, ASM1680809v1, whole genome shotgun sequence, one DNA window encodes the following:
- the LOC108344139 gene encoding 1-aminocyclopropane-1-carboxylate oxidase homolog 1, with product MTTIESESSKDTSYDRNVEVKAFDETKLGVKGLLDSGIIEIPRMFHHVKDNTETIPSNLKFHVPTIDLKDVNTNLSMRVEALDKITRACKEWGFFQIVNHGIGVEVLDEMLHGIRRFHELDDEVKKTFYSRDRSKKVRYFSNGSLFRDLAANWRDSIAFFSSPHPPNPEEIPAVCRDIVVEYTEKIRTLGLTMFELFSEALGLPTSYLNELDSIKGEFHLCHYYPPCPEPELTMGTSKHTDISFMTILLQDHIGGLEVLHKNQWVNVHPVHGSLVINIGDLLQLLTNDKFISVYHRVLSKDIGPRISVASFFTSSFPHYASKIVGPIKELLSEDNPPIYRDTTIEDVAAHYHKKGLDGNRSLHPFRL from the exons ATGACAACCATTGAGTCAGAGAGTAGTAAAGATACTTCTTATGATAGAAATGTTGAAGTCAAGGCTTTTGATGAAACAAAACTTGGGGTGAAAGGGTTGTTAGATTCTGGAATCATAGAGATCCCACGAATGTTCCACCATGTCAAGGATAACACTGAAACCATACCGAGTAACTTAAAGTTTCATGTTCCTACCATAGACTTAAAAGACGTAAACACAAATTTATCCATGCGCGTTGAAGCACTTGACAAGATAACAAGGGCATGCAAGGAATGGGGATTTTTCCAAATAGTGAATCATGGTATTGGTGTTGAGGTTTTGGATGAGATGTTACATGGAATCCGAAGGTTTCACGAACTAGATGATGAGGTAAAGAAAACCTTTTACTCAAGGGATCGGAGTAAGAAAGTTAGATATTTCTCTAATGGTAGCCTTTTTAGAGACCTTGCTGCTAATTGGAGGGACTCAAttgcatttttttcttctcctcaCCCTCCTAATCCAGAAGAAATCCCAGCAGTGTGCAG AGATATTGTGGTTGAATACACGGAGAAAATAAGGACATTAGGCTTAACAATGTTTGAGCTATTCTCAGAGGCTCTTGGCCTTCCTACGTCTTACTTGAATGAATTGGACTCTATAAAGGGAGAATTTCATTTGTGTCACTATTATCCTCCATGCCCTGAACCTGAATTAACTATGGGTACTTCAAAGCACACTGATATTAGCTTCATGACAATTCTTCTACAGGACCatattggtggtcttgaagttcTTCATAAGAATCAGTGGGTTAATGTTCATCCAGTGCATGGATCACTTGTTATAAATATTGGGGATCTTCTACAG CTTTTGACAAATGACAAGTTCATCAGTGTGTATCATCGAGTCTTATCAAAGGATATAGGGCCCAGAATTTCAGTAGCAAGCTTCTTTACCAGCTCATTTCCACATTATGCATCAAAGATTGTTGGTCCAATAAAAGAACTGTTATCAGAAGACAATCCACCAATATATAGGGACACTACTATAGAAGATGTTGCGGCCCATTATCATAAGAAAGGCCTTGATGGAAATCGTTCCTTGCACCCCTTTAGATTGTGA
- the LOC108345643 gene encoding 1-aminocyclopropane-1-carboxylate oxidase homolog 12 isoform X1, which translates to MATISKTLLEAKSSKDCFYDRIAEVKAFDETKLGVKGLLDSGVTKIPRMFYHDKVKDNTETTPSDLKFNVPIIDLKDIDTNSYLRVETLDKIRRACKEWGFFQVVNHGISVEVLEEILCGIRRFHELDAEVRKTFYSRDQSKKVRYFSNGSLFKDPAANWRDTIAFFSSPHAPNPEEIPEVCRDIVVEYTEKIKALGLTMFELFSEALGLPISYLNELDSVKGGFHLGHYYPSCPEPELTMGTSKHTDISFMTILLQDHIGGLEVLHENQWVDVHPVHGSLVINIGDLLQVEDTLKRSFAEFHAQKKLPEMKQLLKRNLDQPRKAIEAFILDSEASKNFTYDRTTEVKAFDDTKLGVKGLLDSGVTKIPRMFHHGQLDMHEISKEDSKLSVPIIDLQDIETNSSLRVEVVDKIRNACQKWGFFQVINHGVGVEVLNEMICGIRSFHEQDAELRKVFYSRDNNKKVRYFSNVNPYISKGANWRDTISFFLTPDPPNPEEIPIVCRDIVIEYSKKVRTLGGIIFELFSEALGLNPSYLKELESTDGQFLLCHYYPTCPEPELTLGTSKHTDGDFMTILLEDHMGGLQVLHENQWVDVHPMHGSLIVNVGDFLQLITNGMFVSVYHRVLARNTGPRISIASFFINTSAHDTSKVVGPLKELLSEENPPIYRDTTVKEVMAHYFDEKGLDENIPLQPFRL; encoded by the exons ATGGCGACCATAAGCAAAACTCTGTTAGAGGCAAAGAGTAGTAAGGACTGCTTTTATGATAGAATAGCTGAAGTTAAGGCTTTTGATGAAACAAAACTTGGGGTGAAAGGGTTGTTAGATTCTGGGGTCACAAAGATCCCACGAATGTTTTACCATGACAAGGTGAAGGACAACACTGAAACCACACCAAGTGACTTAAAGTTTAATGTCCCCATCATAGACCTGAAAGACATAGACACAAACTCATACCTACGTGTTGAAACACTTGACAAGATTAGAAGGGCATGCAAGGAATGGGGATTTTTCCAAGTAGTGAATCATGGTATTAGTGTTGAGGTTTTGGAGGAGATATTATGTGGAATCCGAAGGTTTCATGAACTAGATGCAGAGGTGAGGAAAACGTTTTACTCAAGGGATCAGAGTAAGAAAGTTAGATATTTCTCCAATGGTAGCCTTTTTAAAGACCCTGCTGCTAATTGGAGGGACACAAttgcatttttttcttctcctcaCGCTCCTAATCCAGAAGAAATACCAGAAGTGTGCAG AGATATTGTGGTTGAATatacagagaaaataaaagCATTAGGCTTAACAATGTTTGAGCTATTCTCAGAGGCTCTTGGCCTTCCTATATCTTACTTGAATGAATTGGACTCTGTAAAAGGAGGATTTCATTTGGGTCATTACTATCCATCATGCCCTGAACCTGAATTAACTATGGGTACTTCAAAGCACACTGATATTAGCTTCATGACAATTCTTCTACAAGACCatattggtggtcttgaagttcTTCATGAGAATCAGTGGGTTGATGTTCATCCAGTGCATGGATCACTTGTTATAAACATTGGGGATCTTCTCCAG GTAGAGGACACGCTTAAAAGAAGTTTTGCCGAATTCCATGCTCAGAAAAAGCTTCCAGAAATGAAACAGCTTTTGAAGCGAAATCTTGACCAGCCCCGAAAGGCTATTGA AGCTTTCATTTTAGACTCAGAGGCAAGTAAAAATTTTACTTATGATAGAACAACTGAAGTCAAAGCTTTTGATGATACAAAACTAGGTGTAAAAGGCCTATTAGACTCTGGTGTAACAAAGATTCCACGCATGTTCCATCATGGACAATTAGACATGCATGAGATCTCAAAAGAAGACTCAAAGTTGAGTGTTCCCATTATAGACCTCCAAGACATAGAAACAAACTCATCCCTACGAGTTGAAGTAGTTGACAAGATTCGAAATGCATGCCAAAAGTGGGGATTTTTTCAAGTGATCAATCATGGTGTTGGTGTTGAAGTGTTGAATGAGATGATATGTGGAATTCGTAGTTTCCATGAACAAGATGCTGAGTTAAGGAAAGTCTTTTACTCTAGAGATAATAATAAGAAAGTCAGATACTTCTCTAATGTGAACCCTTACATAAGTAAGGGTGCTAATTGGAGAGAcacaatttcattttttctgaCTCCTGATCCTCCCAATCCAGAAGAAATACCAATAGTATGCAG AGACATTGTGATTGAATACTCAAAGAAAGTAAGGACTTTGGGGGGCATAATCTTTGAGCTATTTTCAGAAGCACTTGGCCTTAATCCTTCTTATCTCAAAGAATTGGAATCTACTGATGGACAATTTCTTTTGTGTCACTACTACCCTACTTGTCCTGAACCTGAATTAACGTTGGGCACTTCTAAGCACACTGATGGTGACTTCATGACAATTCTTCTAGAAGATCATATGGGTGgtcttcaagttcttcatgAGAATCAATGGGTTGATGTTCATCCAATGCATGGATCTCTTATTGTAAACGTTGGGGATTTTCTCCAG CTCATAACAAATGGTATGTTTGTGAGTGTTTATCATCGGGTCTTAGCGAGAAACACAGGTCCCAGAATTTCAATAGCAAGCTTTTTTATAAACACATCAGCACATGATACATCAAAGGTTGTAGGTCCATTAAAGGAATTGTTATCAGAAGAAAATCCTCCTATCTACAGGGACACTACTGTTAAAGAAGTGATGGCACATTACTTTGATGAGAAAGGCCTTGATGAGAACATTCCCTTACAACCTTTTAGGTTGTGA
- the LOC108345643 gene encoding 1-aminocyclopropane-1-carboxylate oxidase homolog 12 isoform X2 has product MATISKTLLEAKSSKDCFYDRIAEVKAFDETKLGVKGLLDSGVTKIPRMFYHDKVKDNTETTPSDLKFNVPIIDLKDIDTNSYLRVETLDKIRRACKEWGFFQVVNHGISVEVLEEILCGIRRFHELDAEVRKTFYSRDQSKKVRYFSNGSLFKDPAANWRDTIAFFSSPHAPNPEEIPEVCRDIVVEYTEKIKALGLTMFELFSEALGLPISYLNELDSVKGGFHLGHYYPSCPEPELTMGTSKHTDISFMTILLQDHIGGLEVLHENQWVDVHPVHGSLVINIGDLLQVEDTLKRSFAEFHAQKKLPEMKQLLKRNLDQPRKAIEDIVIEYSKKVRTLGGIIFELFSEALGLNPSYLKELESTDGQFLLCHYYPTCPEPELTLGTSKHTDGDFMTILLEDHMGGLQVLHENQWVDVHPMHGSLIVNVGDFLQLITNGMFVSVYHRVLARNTGPRISIASFFINTSAHDTSKVVGPLKELLSEENPPIYRDTTVKEVMAHYFDEKGLDENIPLQPFRL; this is encoded by the exons ATGGCGACCATAAGCAAAACTCTGTTAGAGGCAAAGAGTAGTAAGGACTGCTTTTATGATAGAATAGCTGAAGTTAAGGCTTTTGATGAAACAAAACTTGGGGTGAAAGGGTTGTTAGATTCTGGGGTCACAAAGATCCCACGAATGTTTTACCATGACAAGGTGAAGGACAACACTGAAACCACACCAAGTGACTTAAAGTTTAATGTCCCCATCATAGACCTGAAAGACATAGACACAAACTCATACCTACGTGTTGAAACACTTGACAAGATTAGAAGGGCATGCAAGGAATGGGGATTTTTCCAAGTAGTGAATCATGGTATTAGTGTTGAGGTTTTGGAGGAGATATTATGTGGAATCCGAAGGTTTCATGAACTAGATGCAGAGGTGAGGAAAACGTTTTACTCAAGGGATCAGAGTAAGAAAGTTAGATATTTCTCCAATGGTAGCCTTTTTAAAGACCCTGCTGCTAATTGGAGGGACACAAttgcatttttttcttctcctcaCGCTCCTAATCCAGAAGAAATACCAGAAGTGTGCAG AGATATTGTGGTTGAATatacagagaaaataaaagCATTAGGCTTAACAATGTTTGAGCTATTCTCAGAGGCTCTTGGCCTTCCTATATCTTACTTGAATGAATTGGACTCTGTAAAAGGAGGATTTCATTTGGGTCATTACTATCCATCATGCCCTGAACCTGAATTAACTATGGGTACTTCAAAGCACACTGATATTAGCTTCATGACAATTCTTCTACAAGACCatattggtggtcttgaagttcTTCATGAGAATCAGTGGGTTGATGTTCATCCAGTGCATGGATCACTTGTTATAAACATTGGGGATCTTCTCCAG GTAGAGGACACGCTTAAAAGAAGTTTTGCCGAATTCCATGCTCAGAAAAAGCTTCCAGAAATGAAACAGCTTTTGAAGCGAAATCTTGACCAGCCCCGAAAGGCTATTGA AGACATTGTGATTGAATACTCAAAGAAAGTAAGGACTTTGGGGGGCATAATCTTTGAGCTATTTTCAGAAGCACTTGGCCTTAATCCTTCTTATCTCAAAGAATTGGAATCTACTGATGGACAATTTCTTTTGTGTCACTACTACCCTACTTGTCCTGAACCTGAATTAACGTTGGGCACTTCTAAGCACACTGATGGTGACTTCATGACAATTCTTCTAGAAGATCATATGGGTGgtcttcaagttcttcatgAGAATCAATGGGTTGATGTTCATCCAATGCATGGATCTCTTATTGTAAACGTTGGGGATTTTCTCCAG CTCATAACAAATGGTATGTTTGTGAGTGTTTATCATCGGGTCTTAGCGAGAAACACAGGTCCCAGAATTTCAATAGCAAGCTTTTTTATAAACACATCAGCACATGATACATCAAAGGTTGTAGGTCCATTAAAGGAATTGTTATCAGAAGAAAATCCTCCTATCTACAGGGACACTACTGTTAAAGAAGTGATGGCACATTACTTTGATGAGAAAGGCCTTGATGAGAACATTCCCTTACAACCTTTTAGGTTGTGA